One window of Dendropsophus ebraccatus isolate aDenEbr1 chromosome 13, aDenEbr1.pat, whole genome shotgun sequence genomic DNA carries:
- the ZNF410 gene encoding zinc finger protein 410 isoform X4 — MVFVQDEAEDSGNDFLPNDCTDSSTPWFLRVQELAHDSLIAATRAQLAKHAKSISNADATLNSSSEVRTAHPDKRLRCSFHGCERSFLRPTHLRYHLKTHINERSFTCPAEGCGKSFYVLQTLNVHMRTHNGERPFLCPKPGCEKQFTTAGNLKNHLRIHTGEKPFVCEEEGCGRSFAEYSSLRKHLVVHSGVKSHQCPVCGKNFSQSGSRNSHVKKHHPVGRADACTEDQVSPKAPELLSSLQLDPSTDAGDHKNEATILSPSEPSSLLQDLPSTDSSSFILLNLARSGLGSPSEHMVFVQDEAEDSGNDFLPNDCTDSSTPWFLRVQELAHDSLIAATRAQLAKHAKSISNADATLNSSSEVRTAHPDKRLRCSFHGCERSFLRPTHLRYHLKTHINERSFTCPAEGCGKSFYVLQRLNVHMRTHNGERPFLCPKPGCEKQFTTAGNLKNHLRIHTGEKPFVCEEEGCGRSFAEYSSLRKHLVVHSGVKSHQCPVCGKNFSQSGSRNSHVKKHHPVGRAHCSPTAESLHLSEESLSEGHLLSETTGRCPYEDQVPILLN; from the exons ATGGTCTTTGTTCAAGATGAAGCCGAGGATTCTGGGAATGACTTTCTGCCCAATGATTGCACAGACAGCAGTACACCATGGTTTCTGCGGGTTCAGGAATTGGCTCATGACAGTCTGATTGCTGCCACCCGTGCTCAGCTGGCAAAGCATGCAAAGTCCATCAGCAATG CTGATGCAACACTGAACAGCTCCAGTGAGGTCAGAACTGCTCACCCAGACAAACGCCTACGCTGCTCCTTCCATGGCTGTGAGCGATCCTTCCTGCGCCCAACACACCTGAGATATCACCTGAAGACTCACAT AAATGAGCGCTCCTTCACGTGTCCTGCAGAGGGTTGTGGGAAAAGCTTTTATGTTCTCCAGACACTGAACGTTCACATGCGCACTCATAATGGAGAACGTCCATTCCTGTGCCCTAAACCCGGCTGTGAAAAGCAGTTTACTACAGCTGGGAACCTGAAGAACCACCTGCGTATCCATACTG GAGAGAAACCCtttgtgtgtgaggaggagggatgTGGCCGCAGCTTTGCTGAATATTCAAGTCTTAGAAAACATCTGGTTGTCCATTCAG GTGTGAAGTCACATCAGTGTCCAGTGTGCGGCAAAAACTTTTCTCAAAGTGGAAGTAGAAATTCCCATGTGAAGAAGCATCATCCTGTGGGAAGGGCAG ATGCCTGTACGGAGGATCAGGTGTCACCTAAGGCTCCAGAGTTGCTGAGCAGCCTCCAGCTAGATCCCAGCACAGACGCCGGAGACCATAAGAATGAAGCCACCATACTGTCTCCCTCCGAACCGTCATCTCTGCTGCAAGACCTGCCCAGCACAGACAGCTCCTCGTTCATCCTCCTGAACCTGGCCCGATCGG GCCTAGGTTCACCATCTGAGCACATGGTCTTTGTTCAAGATGAAGCCGAGGATTCTGGGAATGACTTTCTGCCCAATGATTGCACAGACAGCAGTACACCATGGTTTCTGCGGGTTCAGGAATTGGCTCATGACAGTCTGATTGCTGCCACCCGTGCTCAGCTGGCAAAGCATGCAAAGTCCATCAGCAATG CTGATGCAACACTGAACAGCTCCAGTGAGGTCAGAACTGCTCACCCAGACAAACGCCTACGCTGCTCCTTCCATGGCTGTGAGCGATCCTTCCTGCGCCCAACACACCTGAGATATCACCTGAAGACTCACAT AAATGAGCGCTCCTTCACGTGTCCTGCAGAGGGTTGTGGGAAAAGCTTTTATGTTCTCCAGAGACTGAACGTTCACATGCGCACTCATAATGGAGAACGTCCATTCCTGTGCCCTAAGCCTGGCTGTGAAAAGCAGTTTACTACAGCTGGGAACCTGAAGAACCACCTGCGTATCCATACTG GAGAGAAACCCTTTgtatgtgaggaggagggatGTGGCCGCAGCTTTGCTGAATATTCAAGTCTTAGAAAACATCTGGTTGTCCATTCAG GTGTGAAGTCACATCAGTGTCCAGTGTGCGGCAAAAACTTTTCTCAAAGTGGAAGTAGAAATTCCCATGTGAAGAAGCATCATCCTGTGGGAAGGGCAC ATTGCAGTCCAACAGCGGAATCTCTGCATCTAAGCGAAGAGAGCCTGTCAGAAGGTCACCTGCTGTCTGAGACCACAGGAAGATGCCCCTATGAAGACCAAGTCCCCATCTTATTAAATTAA